The following proteins are encoded in a genomic region of Methanoculleus oceani:
- a CDS encoding ferredoxin domain-containing protein — protein sequence MAFESEAVEMVARLMALSARTAPKARGIDVIKTMVVTGEEKTALAEAMREYGEKHNVGFFIRDAGNVAASDACLLIGSLLHDAVGLDCGGCGYATCAEMLEAQGHPPATPFSGPNCVVRMADLGIAVGSAAKTASIHNVDNRVMYSVGVGALSLGWLEGCGVAYGIPLRASGKDIFFDRTR from the coding sequence ATGGCCTTTGAATCGGAAGCCGTAGAGATGGTCGCCCGGCTGATGGCGCTCTCGGCGCGCACCGCCCCGAAGGCACGGGGCATAGACGTCATCAAGACGATGGTCGTCACCGGAGAGGAGAAGACGGCGCTCGCGGAGGCGATGCGGGAGTACGGCGAGAAGCACAACGTGGGGTTCTTCATCAGGGATGCGGGCAACGTCGCGGCAAGCGACGCCTGCCTCCTCATCGGGTCGCTGCTCCACGATGCCGTGGGCCTCGACTGCGGCGGGTGCGGCTACGCCACCTGTGCAGAGATGCTCGAAGCGCAGGGACATCCGCCGGCCACCCCGTTTTCGGGTCCGAACTGCGTCGTCAGGATGGCGGATCTCGGAATCGCGGTCGGTTCCGCGGCGAAGACCGCAAGCATCCACAACGTCGACAACCGGGTCATGTACTCGGTCGGTGTCGGTGCGCTCTCGCTCGGGTGGCTGGAGGGCTGCGGCGTCGCCTACGGGATCCCGCTCCGGGCATCGGGAAAGGATATCTTCTTTGACCGTACACGCTAA
- the msrA gene encoding peptide-methionine (S)-S-oxide reductase MsrA, whose translation MAPEKSLERATFGAGCFWGVEETFRRVPGVVDTAVGFMGGTVENPTYPEVCTGRTGHAEVVQVTYDPGEVSYRALLDVFWNAHDPTTPNRQGPDIGAQYRSVIFYHTPEQEKEARASKEEADRSGRFRRPIVTAIEPAGTFWRAEEYHQQYFAKRGGGHCRVW comes from the coding sequence ATGGCACCGGAGAAGAGCCTCGAGCGCGCCACCTTTGGCGCGGGATGTTTCTGGGGCGTCGAGGAGACGTTCCGGCGCGTGCCGGGCGTCGTGGATACGGCGGTGGGGTTCATGGGCGGCACCGTCGAGAACCCGACCTACCCCGAGGTCTGCACCGGGAGGACCGGGCACGCAGAGGTCGTGCAGGTGACCTACGACCCCGGCGAGGTCTCGTACCGGGCACTCCTCGACGTCTTCTGGAACGCCCACGACCCCACCACGCCCAACCGGCAGGGACCCGATATCGGGGCGCAGTACCGGTCGGTGATCTTCTACCACACCCCGGAGCAGGAGAAGGAGGCCCGGGCGTCGAAGGAGGAGGCGGACCGATCGGGCAGGTTCAGGCGCCCCATCGTCACCGCCATCGAGCCCGCGGGGACGTTCTGGCGGGCCGAGGAGTACCACCAGCAGTACTTCGCGAAGCGCGGGGGAGGGCATTGCAGGGTGTGGTAG
- a CDS encoding PaaI family thioesterase, producing the protein MKKTASIPEIYAAAVHRSDTCEFARLLGMEVTEIEGGCVRVAMSTEGTKNAHGTTHGGAIFAIADHAFGIAANMDGIDQIAISAYIRYFSVPAAGTLEAVARRVSETERTSVYTVDVYSGERLVASFEGVGFKIGVPGKKG; encoded by the coding sequence ATGAAGAAAACCGCATCCATCCCGGAGATCTATGCCGCGGCGGTGCACCGGTCCGACACCTGCGAGTTCGCACGCCTGCTCGGCATGGAGGTTACGGAGATCGAGGGCGGCTGCGTCAGGGTGGCGATGTCGACCGAGGGCACAAAGAACGCCCACGGCACGACCCACGGGGGTGCGATCTTCGCCATCGCGGACCACGCTTTCGGCATCGCCGCGAACATGGACGGGATCGACCAGATAGCGATCTCCGCGTATATCCGCTACTTCTCCGTGCCGGCGGCAGGCACGCTCGAGGCGGTCGCCCGCAGGGTCTCGGAGACGGAGAGGACGTCGGTATATACTGTCGACGTCTACTCGGGTGAGCGTCTGGTCGCCTCGTTCGAGGGCGTCGGGTTCAAGATTGGGGTTCCGGGGAAGAAAGGGTGA
- a CDS encoding glycosyltransferase, whose protein sequence is MISIVVPTYNEEQNIERCLRSLADQTVPRETYEIIVVDGNSKDRTRELAEPLADRVFIQTSKRVGGARNDGAMAASGEIVATTDADCILPRDWVERIERTFAERDIVQLYGTVYPIEGGFRNKLSLLGANIFSRLGYYTRTIYFTLGCNTAFDRDAFLRAGMYRCIDAGDDLEIAQRMRKLGKVYLDTGLAVGFSMRRYQQFGTLKSILEWFYIVLRGGDAGGVSYSQREYK, encoded by the coding sequence ATGATCTCCATAGTCGTTCCGACCTACAACGAAGAGCAGAACATCGAGCGCTGCCTGCGGTCTCTCGCCGACCAGACGGTGCCGAGGGAGACCTACGAGATCATCGTCGTCGACGGAAACTCGAAGGACCGGACCCGGGAACTGGCCGAACCCCTTGCGGACAGGGTCTTCATCCAGACGAGCAAGCGAGTCGGCGGGGCGCGAAACGACGGGGCGATGGCCGCCTCGGGTGAGATCGTCGCCACGACGGATGCCGACTGTATCCTCCCCCGGGACTGGGTGGAGCGGATCGAGAGAACCTTTGCAGAGCGCGATATCGTGCAGCTCTACGGCACGGTCTACCCGATCGAAGGAGGATTCAGGAATAAACTTTCGCTTCTTGGCGCAAACATCTTCTCGCGCCTGGGCTACTACACCCGGACGATCTACTTCACGCTCGGGTGCAACACGGCGTTCGACCGCGATGCGTTTCTCCGGGCGGGGATGTACCGCTGCATCGACGCCGGGGACGACCTCGAGATCGCGCAACGGATGCGGAAGCTCGGAAAGGTCTACCTCGATACCGGTCTCGCGGTCGGGTTCTCGATGAGGCGCTACCAGCAGTTCGGGACCCTCAAGTCCATCCTGGAATGGTTCTATATCGTTCTTCGCGGCGGCGACGCCGGCGGCGTCTCCTACTCGCAGCGGGAGTACAAGTAG